A single genomic interval of Coccidioides posadasii str. Silveira chromosome 1, complete sequence harbors:
- a CDS encoding uncharacterized protein (EggNog:ENOG410PXM6) — translation MDIQGVADWHMFQLPRSLAKEITETYIVWRARGGLSKKTLQALMAQFPKQTVYGASTESVFNSGKEWFMRLDFCSAKDGEKGAAPIHILEDIIRALCSSARARRALLDDLDDDEERKPKIFLVPYNRNMNPHREFRVFCPPPTGEISCISQYRWTSPFGVKDPFEQQKIASRILEGAKGIHARIIQQVRETDAWILEKMQEEGFTFDVVYGQAQEVSLVEINPFGAMSGCGSCLYHWLEDARTLYGYNDKVQVRLAI, via the coding sequence ATGGACATTCAAGGGGTTGCAGACTGGCATATGTTCCAGCTCCCCAGGTCCCTGGCCAAAGAAATAACCGAGACTTACATTGTTTGGCGTGCGCGAGGGGGACTGAGCAAAAAAACACTCCAGGCCCTCATGGCTCAGTTCCCCAAACAAACGGTCTATGGCGCGTCGACCGAATCGGTCTTCAACTCGGGAAAGGAATGGTTCATGCGCCTCGACTTCTGCAGCGCCAAGGACGGCGAAAAGGGAGCTGCCCCCATCCACATCCTTGAAGATATCATTCGGGCGCTATGTTCTTCAGCACGAGCAAGACGCGCCTTGCTAGATGACCTtgacgacgacgaggagCGCAAGCCAAAGATCTTCCTCGTTCCATACAACAGAAATATGAATCCACATCGGGAATTCCGTGTGTTCTGCCCACCGCCAACCGGAGAGATTTCGTGTATCTCGCAGTACCGCTGGACAAGCCCATTTGGTGTGAAGGACCCTTTCGAGCAACAGAAAATTGCGTCGCGTATATTGGAAGGAGCCAAGGGGATCCATGCCCGCATCATACAACAGGTTCGAGAAACAGACGCCTGGATACTGGAGAAAATGCAGGAGGAGGGGTTTACTTTTGATGTTGTCTACGGACAGGCACAGGAAGTTTCACTGGTGGAAATCAATCCTTTCGGGGCCATGAGTGGATGTGGGAGCTGTCTCTACCACTGGCTGGAAGACGCGAGGACACTCTACGGTTACAATGACAAGGTCCAGGTGAGACTCGCGATCTAG